One part of the Dermacentor silvarum isolate Dsil-2018 chromosome 6, BIME_Dsil_1.4, whole genome shotgun sequence genome encodes these proteins:
- the LOC119456651 gene encoding sodium/nucleoside cotransporter 2 gives MHDLKEQPVAATSLDALKPQKSDDHGSMTSPRLRANRVHGELSPQSPTMATQSLADGSRPSQGMAARGRETAAVDEAFPTTASALFAPLLKGARSRVYMAAACAVLYHAYLLFALIRHWYADGGPDFCRLVWILALVTLIVHVVLVGRALAQRIAPRIFTTSVDALHLDKRMPVVRVCILVVGLCLLVYDARDHLTRLASLGGILVLLAINYLLSRDRTNVPWMVLARALTLQYAAAALMLRWQAGRTMVVCLSQHIARFFDHATAGSSFLFGYLAEGTNISLNSGGQVTMLPEGRNNSTTLLPILAFSAMPVIFYVGFCVNALYYWGIMQAIVTSLGGFLNNVVGSTAYESMCAAGNMLFGLVREHCDRNKSSLKNKNYLQHKKRR, from the exons ATGCACGACCTTAAGGAACAACCCGTGGCTGCCACCTCTCTGGACGCCCTCAAACCACAGAAGAGTGATGATCACGGTTCAATGACGTCTCCAAGACTTCGGGCCAACAGAGTGCATGGCGAGCTGTCGCCG CAATCGCCTACCATGGCGACGCAGAGCCTGGCCGATGGCTCCCGCCCCAGCCAAGGTATGGCGGCGCGCGGGCGTGAGACGGCAGCCGTCGACGAAGCGTTCCCGACCACGGCGTCGGCCTTGTTCGCGCCGCTGCTCAAGGGGGCCCGAAGCCGAGTGTACATGGCCGCGGCGTGCGCCGTGCTGTACCACGCGTACCTGCTGTTCGCCCTCATCCGCCACTGGTACGCCGACGGAGGTCCCGACTTTTGCCGCCTCGTGTGGATCCTGGCCCTCGTCACGTTGATCGTGCACGTAGTCCTGGTCGGACGTGCTCTGGCGCAACGCATCGCGCCTAGGATTTTCACTACCTCAGTGGACGCGCTGCACTTGGACAAAAG GATGCCCGTCGTACGGGTGTGTATTCTGGTGGTCGGCCTGTGCCTCCTGGTGTACGACGCGCGTGATCACCTGACACGGCTGGCGTCCTTGGGTGGCATCCTGGTGCTGCTCGCAATTAACTACCTCCTCTCGCGCGACCGAACGAAT GTTCCGTGGATGGTGCTGGCACGTGCCCTAACCCTTCAGTACGCTGCAGCAGCGCTGATGCTGCGCTGGCAGGCCGGACGCACTATGGTCGTGTGCTTGTCGCAGCACATCGCGCGTTTCTTCGACCACGCCACAGCAGGGAGCAGTTTCCTCTTCGGGTACCTGGCCGAAGGCACCAACATTTCCCTCAATAGCGGAGGCCAAGTCACGATGCTGCCGGAAGGGCGGAACAACTCCACCACGTTGTTGCCCATACTGGCCTTCAGC GCTATGCCGGTGATCTTCTACGTCGGCTTCTGCGTGAACGCGCTCTACTACTGGGGCATCATGCAAGCCATCGTCACTAGTCTCGGAGGCTTCCTCAACAACGTAGTTGGCTCTACCGCCTACGAGTCCATGTGCGCGGCCGGTAACATGCTGTTCGGACTGGTACGGGAGCACTGTGATCGTAATAAGTCTAGTCTTAAAAACAAAAATTATTTGCAGCACAAGAAAAGACGCTAA